DNA from Candidatus Methylomirabilota bacterium:
CTCCGTCATCAAGGTCCTCGGAGGTTCCGCGAAACGGTATGGGCGAATCGGGGATGTCATCGTGGCGAACGTCAAGGAGGCCCTCCCTGAGGGATCGGTGAAGAAGGGAGATGTGGTCCGGGCGGTGGTGGTCCGGACGGCGAAGGAAGTCAGGCGTACCGACGGGTCTCACATTAAGTTCGACCGGAATGCGGCGGTCCTGATCAACGAGCAAAACAATCCCCTTGGGACCCGGATCTTCGGCCCCGTCGCTCGCGAGCTTCGAGAGAAGCAGTTTATGAAAATCATCTCGTTGGCCCCAGAGGTGGTCTGAGGGGGCTCAGATTTAACGGCTGGGAACAGGAAAAGGTCAGGGGACAACATGGCGGTGCGGACGGTGCTTCCGATTCGGAAGAATGATCTGATCATGGTCATGGCTGGAAAGGATAGGGGGAAGAGGGGGAAAGTTTTGAGAGTCAATCCGAAAGCTGGAACGGTGGTGGTCGAACGGATCAATGTCGTGAAGCGACACACCCGTCCCGGAGGGGTGAGCCAGCAGGGAGGGATTATCGAGAAGGAGTCTCCCCTTCACGTCTCCAACGTCATGGTCATCTGTTCCCATTGTGACCGACCAGTTCGAACCGGGCACAGCTTCCTCGCCGATGGGAAAAAGGTTCGGGTCTGTAAACAGTGTGGCGAGGCCGTGGATTAGGGAGAAGGCGATGGCGGAAACGGCGAAAAAGAAGGGCGAAAAGGCGCCGAAACCTGAGGCAAAGTCTCCGGCTGCCCCCAAGTCTCCGTCCCGGCTTCGAGAGCGGTATCATCGAGAGATGGTTCCCGCCCTCATGAAGCGGTTCGGATTCAAGAACCTCTTTCAAGT
Protein-coding regions in this window:
- the rplN gene encoding 50S ribosomal protein L14, translated to MVGLRTILDVADNSGAKRISVIKVLGGSAKRYGRIGDVIVANVKEALPEGSVKKGDVVRAVVVRTAKEVRRTDGSHIKFDRNAAVLINEQNNPLGTRIFGPVARELREKQFMKIISLAPEVV
- the rplX gene encoding 50S ribosomal protein L24, translated to MAVRTVLPIRKNDLIMVMAGKDRGKRGKVLRVNPKAGTVVVERINVVKRHTRPGGVSQQGGIIEKESPLHVSNVMVICSHCDRPVRTGHSFLADGKKVRVCKQCGEAVD